In Rhinolophus ferrumequinum isolate MPI-CBG mRhiFer1 chromosome 18, mRhiFer1_v1.p, whole genome shotgun sequence, a genomic segment contains:
- the FEM1A gene encoding protein fem-1 homolog A, producing the protein MDLRTVVYNAARDGKLQLLQKLLSGRTREELDELTGEVAGGGTPLLIAARYGHLDVVEYLVDRCGASVEAGGSVHFDGETIEGAPPLWAASAAGHLDVVRSLLRRGASVNRTTRTNSTPLRAACFDGHLEVVRYLVGEHQADLEVANRHGHTCLMISCYKGHREIARYLLEQGAQVNRRSAKGNTALHDCAESGSLEILQLLLGCNARMERDGYGMTPLLAASVTGHTNIVEYLIQEQPAEEEAAQPGLTREGPSTSPGCVQPQGSHCCGSLAEEPLSGDAYESCCPTSREAAVEALELLGATYVDKKRDLLGALKHWRRAMELRHQGGAYLPKPKPPQLVLAYDYSREVNTAEELEALITDPDEMRMQALLIRERILGPSHPDTSYYIRYRGAVYADSGDFERCIRLWKYALDMQQNSLEPLSPMTASSFLSFAEFFSYVLQDRAAKGSLGTQIGFADLMGVLCKGVREVERALQLPKEPGDSAQFTKALAIILHLLYLLEKVECTAEQERLKHQTVYRLLKCAPRGKNGFTPLHMAVDSESTNVGRYLVGRFPSLQVVRVLLDCGADPDSRDFDNNTPLHIAAQNNCPGIMNVLIEAGAHMDATNAFKKTAYELLDEKLLAKSTIQPFNYVTLQCLAARALDKNKIPYKGFIPEELEAFIELH; encoded by the coding sequence ATGGACCTCCGCACCGTCGTGTACAATGCCGCCCGCGACGGCAAGCTTCAGCTGCTACAAAAGCTGCTCAGCGGCCGGACCCGGGAAGAACTGGATGAGCTGACTGGCGAGGTGGCTGGCGGGGGGACGCCGTTGCTCATTGCTGCCCGCTATGGCCACCTGGACGTGGTCGAGTACCTGGTGGACCGGTGTGGTGCGAGCGTGGAGGCGGGCGGCTCAGTGCACTTCGATGGCGAGACCATCGAGGGCGCACCGCCACTGTGGGCCGCCTCGGCCGCCGGCCACCTGGACGTAGTGCGGAGCCTGCTGCGCCGCGGGGCTTCGGTGAACCGCACCACGCGCACCAACTCCACGCCCCTGCGCGCCGCCTGCTTCGATGGGCACCTGGAGGTGGTGCGCTACTTGGTGGGCGAGCACCAGGCCGACCTGGAGGTGGCCAACCGGCACGGGCACACGTGCCTCATGATCTCCTGTTACAAGGGCCACCGTGAGATCGCCCGCTACCTGCTGGAGCAGGGCGCCCAGGTGAACCGGCGCAGCGCCAAGGGCAACACAGCCCTGCACGACTGCGCTGAGTCCGGTAGCCTAGAGATCCTGCAGCTGCTGCTCGGGTGCAACGCCCGCATGGAACGCGACGGCTACGGCATGACCCCGCTGCTGGCGGCCAGCGTGACGGGCCACACCAACATCGTGGAGTACCTCATCCAGGAGCAGCCTGCGGAGGAGGAGGCGGCGCAGCCAGGGCTGACCCGAGAAGGCCCCTCCACCAGCCCGGGATGCGTGCAGCCCCAGGGGTCTCACTGCTGCGGTTCCTTGGCAGAAGAACCGCTCAGTGGTGATGCTTACGAGAGCTGCTGCCCCACCAGCCGGGAAGCGGCAGTGGAAGCCTTGGAATTGTTGGGAGCCACGTACGTGGATAAGAAGCGGGATCTGCTTGGGGCCCTGAAACACTGGAGGCGGGCCATGGAGCTGCGTCACCAGGGCGGTGCGTATCTGCCCAAACCAAAACCTCCTCAGCTGGTCCTGGCCTATGACTATTCCAGGGAGGTGAACACCGCCGAGGAATTGGAAGCGCTTATAACCGACCCGGACGAGATGCGCATGCAGGCCCTGTTGATCCGAGAGCGTATCCTGGGTCCCTCTCATCCAGACACTTCCTATTATATCCGTTACAGGGGCGCGGTGTACGCCGACTCGGGCGATTTCGAGCGCTGCATCCGCCTGTGGAAGTACGCCCTGGACATGCAACAGAACAGCCTGGAGCCTCTGAGCCCCATGACCGCCAGCAGCTTCCTCTCCTTTGCCGAATTCTTTTCGTATGTGCTCCAGGACCGGGCGGCCAAGGGCAGTCTGGGCACGCAAATAGGCTTTGCAGACCTCATGGGGGTGCTCTGCAAAGGGGTCCGGGAAGTGGAACGGGCCCTGCAGCTGCCCAAGGAGCCCGGGGACTCGGCCCAGTTCACCAAGGCCCTGGCCATCATCCTCCACCTGCTCTATCTGTTGGAGAAGGTGGAGTGCACGGCCGAGCAGGAGCGTCTGAAGCACCAGACCGTCTACCGGCTGCTGAAGTGTGCCCCCCGGGGCAAGAACGGCTTCACCCCTCTGCACATGGCCGTGGATAGTGAGAGTACGAACGTGGGCCGCTACCTGGTGGGGAGATTCCCCTCCCTGCAGGTGGTTAGGGTGCTGCTGGACTGCGGGGCCGACCCAGACAGCCGGGACTTTGACAACAACACCCCGTTGCACATAGCGGCCCAGAACAATTGCCCGGGGATCATGAATGTCCTGATTGAGGCGGGGGCCCACATGGACGCCACCAATGCCTTCAAGAAAACAGCTTACGAGCTGCTGGATGAGAAGCTGCTGGCCAAGAGCACCATTCAGCCCTTCAACTATGTCACCTTGCAGTGCCTTGCAGCCCGCGCCCTGGACAAGAACAAGATCCCCTACAAAGGCTTCATCCCGGAGGAGCTGGAGGCTTTCATCGAGCTGCACTGA